A portion of the Bacillus thuringiensis genome contains these proteins:
- a CDS encoding multicopper oxidase family protein encodes MKRFVLAAVTVSVIFLIAACSVTTNTTNDHKNMNDKKTLQTETATTPLKVEKGPEVTLIAKEEKQKLSNGVIVPVWTFNGSSPGPEIRVKKGEKVKVTLKNELSAPVSIHWHGYPVPNNMDGIPGVTQDAVEPGKSFTYEFEANVQGTYWYHSHQDSVNQLDRGLYGALIVEDTKEKYDKDYTLMLDEWVTDKEEINKQLKEMIKGQIGNKSKGNENGEKNDDMDMDSDRKDSSNMAGMDHGNMKMEGHDMSMYDLFTINGKSGDLVAPLKVNKGDKVRLRLVNAGYLSHDIHVHGHDIKVIATDGQPINDPKVIKDKVISIAPGERYDIEFTANNPGKWYVENHSKNKGAKGMKAVIEYDGSKEMKDKADEKEKLPKVDIMKYGTKKLGSFTLNQEYTATYNMDLNTQMNGNEMVYTINGKVFPDIDPIQVKKGDLVKVKLVNRSKMDDHPMHLHGHFFQVLSKDGKPIKGSPIVKDTLNLKPGEEYEVAFVADNPGEWMFHCHDLHHASAGMVTEVNYTDYKSDYVPNQNIPNKPE; translated from the coding sequence ATGAAGCGATTTGTATTAGCAGCCGTTACAGTCTCTGTAATATTTTTAATTGCTGCCTGTTCTGTGACGACAAATACAACAAATGATCATAAAAATATGAATGATAAAAAAACACTACAGACTGAAACAGCTACAACACCATTGAAGGTTGAAAAAGGACCAGAAGTTACTTTAATTGCGAAAGAAGAAAAGCAAAAATTAAGTAACGGTGTTATTGTTCCAGTCTGGACATTTAATGGCTCATCTCCTGGTCCAGAAATTCGGGTGAAAAAAGGTGAAAAGGTGAAAGTGACATTAAAAAATGAATTATCTGCACCAGTATCTATTCATTGGCATGGATATCCTGTCCCAAATAACATGGATGGAATTCCAGGCGTGACACAAGATGCGGTTGAACCAGGAAAAAGTTTCACTTACGAATTTGAAGCGAACGTACAAGGAACGTACTGGTATCACTCGCATCAAGATTCTGTAAATCAATTAGATAGAGGTTTGTATGGAGCGCTCATTGTAGAAGATACAAAGGAAAAATATGATAAAGATTACACATTAATGTTGGATGAATGGGTTACAGATAAAGAAGAAATTAATAAGCAGTTAAAAGAAATGATAAAAGGGCAAATAGGTAATAAATCTAAAGGTAATGAAAATGGGGAAAAGAATGATGATATGGACATGGACAGTGATAGAAAAGACTCTAGTAATATGGCAGGAATGGACCATGGAAATATGAAGATGGAAGGTCATGATATGAGTATGTATGATTTATTCACAATCAATGGAAAAAGCGGTGATTTAGTAGCGCCATTAAAAGTGAATAAGGGAGATAAAGTTCGTCTTAGACTCGTCAATGCTGGTTATCTATCACATGATATACATGTTCATGGTCATGATATAAAAGTAATTGCGACAGATGGTCAGCCAATAAACGATCCAAAAGTTATAAAGGATAAAGTAATTTCAATCGCACCGGGTGAACGTTATGATATTGAATTTACTGCTAATAATCCTGGGAAGTGGTATGTTGAAAACCATTCAAAAAATAAAGGTGCAAAAGGAATGAAAGCTGTTATTGAGTATGATGGCAGCAAAGAGATGAAAGATAAAGCAGACGAAAAAGAAAAATTACCGAAAGTAGATATAATGAAATATGGTACTAAAAAATTAGGTAGTTTCACGTTAAATCAAGAGTATACTGCCACATATAATATGGACTTAAATACGCAAATGAATGGAAATGAAATGGTATATACAATTAACGGAAAGGTATTTCCAGATATTGACCCAATTCAAGTGAAAAAGGGTGATTTAGTAAAAGTGAAGTTGGTAAATCGTTCTAAAATGGATGATCACCCAATGCATTTACACGGGCACTTCTTCCAGGTGTTGAGTAAAGATGGAAAACCGATAAAAGGTTCTCCAATTGTAAAAGATACATTGAACTTAAAACCGGGTGAAGAATATGAAGTAGCCTTTGTAGCAGACAATCCGGGTGAGTGGATGTTCCACTGTCACGACCTACATCATGCTTCAGCAGGGATGGTAACGGAAGTGAACTATACAGATTATAAATCTGACTATGTTCCAAACCAAAACATTCCTAATAAGCCAGAATAA
- the topB gene encoding DNA topoisomerase III — protein MKLIIAEKPDQGLALVSQFKYRRKDGYLEVEANELFPNGAYCTWAIGHLTQLCNPEHYHAEWKKWSLNTLPMIPERFQFEVTKSKYKQFNVVKQLLHNPQVTEIIHAGDAGREGELIVRNIINLCNVQKPMKRLWISSLTKQAIYQGFKNLLDESDTINTYYEAYTRSCADWVVGMNASRVFSILLKKKGMNDVFSAGRVQTPTLALIVKREKEIENFKSEPFWEVFATFNIEGKKYDGKWEKDNESRLKDPDMANKIAAFCQGKPAVVKEMKTERKEFQPPLLFNLSALQATANKAFKFSPKKTLDITQALYQKGIVSYPRSDSNYVTQGEAATFPDILQKLSQFDEYKGLLPAPVESIMNNKRYVNEKKVTDHYAIIPTEQVTNPSKLSGDEKKIYDMIVRRLIAAHYEVAIFDYTTITTLVDERAEFISKGKQQIQEGWRKVIFQDDKDDETILPIVAEGEEGKVVKVKVKEGKTQPPKRYTEGQLITLMKTAGKYLENEELEKVLKKTEGLGTEATRAGIITMLKDRKYIDVQKNQVYATDKGKVLITAIGDKILASPEMTAKWEQRLAEIGEGTASPATFMEQTKKLSAKIIEDAVEMSEKWDFTGLHVESIERKGSKFTTGKKVGNCKKCDGDVIDKSTFYGCSNYNTTQCDFTISKKILSKTISQKNMTKLLKDEKTDLIKGFKKGEKTFDAKLEWKDNKINFVFEN, from the coding sequence ATGAAATTAATTATTGCCGAGAAACCAGATCAAGGTTTGGCTCTTGTTTCACAATTTAAATATCGCCGGAAAGATGGGTATTTAGAAGTAGAAGCGAATGAGTTATTTCCAAATGGAGCGTACTGTACATGGGCAATTGGTCATTTGACGCAGTTATGTAATCCAGAGCATTATCACGCAGAGTGGAAAAAATGGTCACTTAATACGTTACCGATGATTCCAGAGCGTTTTCAATTTGAAGTAACAAAGTCAAAGTATAAGCAATTTAACGTTGTGAAACAGCTGTTACATAATCCACAGGTAACAGAAATTATTCACGCAGGCGATGCTGGGCGTGAAGGGGAACTGATCGTACGAAATATTATTAATCTTTGTAACGTGCAAAAGCCGATGAAGCGTCTATGGATTTCGTCTTTAACGAAGCAAGCTATTTACCAAGGATTTAAAAATCTACTTGATGAATCAGATACAATTAATACGTATTACGAAGCATATACAAGATCTTGCGCTGACTGGGTTGTTGGTATGAATGCATCACGTGTCTTTAGTATTTTGCTAAAGAAAAAAGGAATGAATGATGTATTTTCTGCTGGTCGTGTCCAGACACCAACGTTAGCATTGATTGTAAAGCGAGAGAAAGAAATTGAAAACTTTAAGTCAGAGCCGTTTTGGGAAGTGTTCGCAACCTTTAATATAGAAGGAAAGAAATATGACGGGAAATGGGAAAAGGATAATGAATCCCGCTTAAAAGACCCTGATATGGCGAATAAAATTGCGGCATTTTGCCAAGGGAAACCGGCTGTTGTGAAGGAAATGAAAACGGAGCGTAAAGAGTTTCAGCCGCCGCTTTTATTTAACTTATCAGCACTGCAAGCGACAGCGAATAAAGCCTTTAAATTTTCACCGAAAAAAACGCTTGATATAACGCAAGCACTATATCAAAAAGGGATTGTTTCTTATCCACGTTCAGATTCTAACTATGTTACTCAAGGAGAAGCAGCGACGTTCCCTGATATTTTACAGAAGTTAAGTCAGTTTGATGAATATAAAGGTTTATTACCGGCTCCGGTTGAATCCATTATGAACAATAAGCGTTATGTGAATGAAAAGAAAGTTACAGATCACTACGCGATCATACCGACAGAGCAAGTTACAAATCCAAGCAAACTATCAGGTGATGAAAAGAAAATTTACGATATGATCGTAAGAAGACTAATTGCGGCGCATTATGAAGTAGCGATTTTTGACTATACAACGATTACAACTCTTGTAGATGAACGTGCTGAATTCATTTCAAAAGGAAAACAGCAAATTCAAGAAGGTTGGCGTAAAGTTATTTTCCAAGATGATAAAGATGACGAAACCATTCTTCCAATTGTTGCTGAAGGCGAAGAAGGAAAAGTTGTAAAGGTGAAAGTGAAAGAAGGAAAAACACAGCCGCCGAAGCGTTATACAGAAGGACAACTTATTACGTTAATGAAAACAGCTGGTAAGTATTTAGAGAATGAAGAGCTTGAGAAAGTATTAAAGAAAACAGAAGGTTTAGGTACTGAGGCAACTCGTGCAGGTATTATTACGATGCTGAAAGACCGTAAATATATAGATGTGCAGAAAAACCAAGTGTATGCGACTGATAAAGGAAAAGTATTAATTACAGCAATCGGTGATAAAATACTCGCTTCACCAGAAATGACTGCAAAATGGGAGCAACGCCTTGCGGAAATCGGGGAAGGTACAGCTTCACCAGCTACATTTATGGAACAGACGAAAAAGCTATCAGCCAAAATTATTGAAGACGCAGTTGAAATGTCTGAGAAATGGGATTTCACTGGATTACATGTTGAATCGATTGAACGAAAAGGATCGAAATTTACAACAGGTAAAAAGGTTGGTAACTGTAAAAAATGTGATGGCGATGTAATTGATAAGTCAACGTTTTATGGTTGTTCTAACTATAATACAACGCAATGTGATTTCACCATTTCAAAGAAGATATTAAGTAAAACAATTTCGCAAAAGAATATGACAAAGCTCTTAAAAGATGAAAAGACTGATTTAATTAAAGGCTTTAAAAAGGGCGAGAAAACGTTTGATGCGAAATTAGAGTGGAAAGATAATAAGATTAATTTTGTATTTGAGAATTAA
- a CDS encoding DUF4153 domain-containing protein, with translation MNINNLIVKNMDNSHELEKMYRKDPKAFKKAFSQAWDQNPDSQVLGAWYERLHFKEKVNKEKTSLFQKGFLFMGLLAILAGISTRIIFHFVEQEAIAPINLAFGVIPFIAAYFVYNNTPKKSIIYSLAALFLISGMYLNTLPLNYKDSTILAYLHLPIFLWVLVGLAFTGNEYSKGSTRLAYIKFNLEYCLLYASMAVSGMILAVFTMRLFSFVDLDIGEFYFSNVVLFGAAALAIVAAYLVSMNLKLAKNITPYISKIFSPLVLITLLIYLITVIWVGKNPFLDRNFLMAFNGILLGVLAVTIFSIVESDSDEKKNISDYINFSLIVLALIIDTVALSAIVFRLSSYGITPNRLAVLGVNVLIWANLIWIMFSYMHFLQNKSGPTAIQDAVTKYLPIYGLWAAFVIFTFPIIFN, from the coding sequence ATGAACATTAACAATTTGATTGTTAAAAATATGGATAACTCCCATGAGTTGGAGAAGATGTATAGAAAAGATCCGAAAGCTTTTAAAAAAGCATTCTCACAAGCATGGGACCAAAACCCTGATTCTCAAGTTCTAGGTGCTTGGTATGAAAGGTTGCATTTCAAGGAGAAAGTAAATAAAGAAAAAACATCTTTGTTTCAAAAAGGTTTCTTATTCATGGGCCTTTTAGCTATTCTGGCCGGCATAAGCACCAGGATCATTTTCCACTTTGTTGAGCAGGAAGCAATTGCTCCAATTAATTTGGCTTTTGGTGTAATTCCCTTTATTGCTGCTTATTTTGTTTACAATAATACTCCGAAAAAAAGTATTATTTATTCCCTTGCAGCGTTGTTCCTAATTTCCGGGATGTATCTTAATACGTTGCCATTAAATTATAAAGACAGTACCATTCTTGCTTATTTGCATCTTCCTATATTTTTATGGGTCTTAGTAGGGCTTGCGTTTACAGGAAATGAATATTCAAAAGGCAGTACAAGATTAGCCTATATAAAATTTAATTTAGAATATTGTCTTCTCTACGCCAGCATGGCAGTGAGCGGAATGATACTAGCAGTATTCACCATGCGTTTATTTAGCTTTGTTGACTTAGATATAGGAGAATTCTATTTTAGTAATGTTGTTTTATTTGGAGCAGCGGCTCTCGCTATTGTGGCTGCATACTTAGTATCAATGAATCTTAAGCTTGCTAAAAATATTACACCATACATATCTAAAATTTTTAGTCCTCTCGTCCTGATCACGTTGCTTATCTATCTTATAACGGTAATTTGGGTCGGGAAAAATCCGTTCTTGGATCGCAATTTCCTAATGGCTTTCAACGGAATACTCCTTGGTGTATTGGCTGTTACCATATTTTCTATCGTTGAAAGTGACTCGGACGAGAAAAAGAACATTTCAGATTATATAAATTTTTCCTTAATTGTTCTGGCGCTTATTATTGACACTGTCGCATTGTCAGCCATAGTATTTAGACTTTCTTCTTACGGGATTACGCCTAATAGACTTGCTGTTTTAGGAGTAAACGTACTGATTTGGGCAAATCTCATTTGGATTATGTTTTCCTATATGCATTTCTTGCAAAACAAATCAGGACCGACAGCTATCCAAGATGCCGTTACGAAGTATTTGCCAATATACGGACTTTGGGCAGCTTTCGTTATATTTACGTTCCCTATCATTTTTAATTAG
- a CDS encoding arsenic resistance protein, producing the protein MSTIEKIQTFIILFAVTCGIVLGQLNMIHTYSDKFIVPFLFFMLYGLFLSIPLKEIKNGFRNLKFAGTSLTINFLWTPLLAWGLGALFLSDHPALWVGFIMLMVTPCTDWYLIFTEIAKGNVALSTAILPVNLILQVLLLPIYLFLFAGVMKTVAVSVLVESIVIVIVLPFILAHATKFIMNKMKKAETLENKLIPFFSSAQIVFLSLAIVAMFASQGKYLLQNMNVVLLLLVPVLLFFIINFLLGQFIGRIMHLSYKDTVSLSLTTLARNSPVALAIAVTAFPDEPLIALALVIGPLIELPVLACVSQVLLLIKRKRQYA; encoded by the coding sequence ATGAGCACTATAGAAAAGATTCAAACTTTTATTATTCTTTTTGCTGTTACATGCGGCATCGTACTCGGACAATTAAATATGATACATACGTATTCAGACAAGTTTATTGTCCCCTTCTTATTTTTCATGCTATATGGATTATTCCTCAGCATCCCATTAAAAGAAATAAAAAACGGATTTCGCAATTTAAAATTTGCTGGAACAAGTCTTACTATTAACTTCTTATGGACACCTTTACTCGCTTGGGGATTAGGAGCACTATTTCTTTCAGATCATCCAGCACTTTGGGTTGGATTTATAATGTTAATGGTTACTCCATGCACAGATTGGTACTTAATCTTTACTGAAATAGCGAAAGGAAATGTAGCACTTTCTACTGCAATTTTACCGGTAAATTTAATTTTGCAAGTACTACTCCTTCCAATTTATTTATTTTTATTTGCTGGTGTCATGAAAACTGTAGCGGTTTCTGTTTTAGTAGAAAGTATTGTTATCGTAATCGTCTTACCATTTATACTTGCACACGCTACAAAATTCATTATGAATAAAATGAAAAAAGCTGAAACTCTCGAGAATAAACTCATTCCGTTTTTCAGCTCTGCTCAAATTGTATTTTTAAGTTTAGCAATAGTAGCGATGTTTGCATCACAAGGTAAATATTTGCTGCAAAATATGAATGTCGTTTTATTATTACTCGTTCCTGTTCTATTGTTCTTCATCATTAATTTTTTACTAGGACAATTTATCGGACGCATCATGCATTTATCTTACAAAGATACAGTAAGTCTAAGCTTAACAACGTTAGCAAGAAACTCACCTGTTGCACTCGCTATCGCTGTAACAGCTTTTCCAGACGAGCCTCTTATCGCACTTGCACTCGTTATTGGACCGTTGATTGAGTTACCGGTACTAGCTTGTGTGTCACAAGTTTTGTTGCTTATTAAGAGAAAACGGCAATACGCATAA
- a CDS encoding FMN-dependent NADH-azoreductase: protein MGLFSSLFGKKEENTNVEGNKKMSKVLFVKANDRPAEQAVSSKMYETFVSTYKEANPNTKITELDLFALDLPYYGNIAISGGYKRSQGMELTAEEEKAVATVDQYLNQFLEADKVVFAFPLWNFTVPAPLITYISYLSQAGKTFKYTANGPEGLVGGKKVVVLGARGSDYSSEQMAPMEMAVNYVTTVLGFWGITNPETVVIEGHNQYPDRSQQIVEEGLENVKKVAAKF from the coding sequence ATGGGACTATTTAGTTCATTATTTGGTAAAAAAGAAGAAAATACGAATGTAGAGGGGAATAAAAAAATGTCAAAAGTATTATTTGTAAAAGCAAACGATCGTCCAGCGGAGCAAGCAGTTAGTTCAAAAATGTATGAAACATTTGTAAGTACTTATAAAGAAGCAAATCCAAATACAAAAATTACGGAATTAGATTTATTTGCATTAGATCTTCCTTATTACGGAAATATCGCGATTTCAGGTGGATATAAACGTAGCCAAGGCATGGAGTTAACAGCTGAAGAAGAGAAGGCGGTTGCTACAGTAGATCAATATTTAAATCAGTTTTTAGAAGCTGATAAGGTTGTATTTGCATTCCCATTATGGAACTTTACAGTACCAGCACCATTAATCACATATATTTCATACTTATCTCAAGCTGGAAAAACGTTTAAATATACAGCAAATGGTCCAGAAGGTTTAGTTGGTGGTAAGAAAGTAGTTGTGTTAGGTGCTCGTGGTTCAGATTACTCTTCAGAGCAAATGGCTCCTATGGAAATGGCAGTTAATTACGTAACAACTGTACTTGGATTCTGGGGAATTACAAATCCAGAGACAGTTGTAATTGAAGGACACAATCAATATCCAGATCGTTCACAACAAATTGTTGAAGAAGGTCTAGAAAACGTTAAAAAAGTAGCAGCGAAATTTTAA
- the brnQ gene encoding branched-chain amino acid transport system II carrier protein, producing the protein MANKVPFSFIVVIGLMLFALFFGAGNLIFPAMLGQSAGENVWIANAGFLVTGVGLPLLGVLAFGFSGKDDLQSLASRAHPVFGIVFTTVLYLAIGPLFAIPRTGNVSYEIGLKPFMPEGVGSTPLILFTIIFFSITCFFSLNPAKIVDIVGKILTPIKLTFIGILVIVAFIHPIGDMQAPVEAYTSHAFFKGFQEGYLTMDTLASFVFGIIIINAIKEKGAKTKTQIMVVCAKATIIAASILAIIYTALSYMGASSVAKLGHLENGGEVLAKVSNYYFGSYGGVLLGLMITVACLTTSVGLVSACSSFFHKLFPNVPYKAIAITLCVFSAIVANVGLTQLIAVSVPVLTAIYPLAIVLIFLTFFHSLFKGRAEVYQVSLIVTFIISLFDGLSAAGVNIEVVSQVFTKFLPMQEVGLGWIFPAIIGGFIGYGISVVKMKNQVQPATRADKKIG; encoded by the coding sequence ATGGCGAATAAAGTACCGTTTTCGTTCATAGTAGTTATTGGATTAATGTTATTTGCACTATTTTTTGGAGCAGGAAATTTAATTTTCCCAGCGATGCTTGGTCAATCAGCAGGAGAGAATGTATGGATTGCTAACGCTGGATTTTTAGTAACTGGTGTTGGATTACCATTACTAGGTGTACTAGCATTTGGTTTTTCAGGTAAAGATGATTTACAGTCATTAGCAAGTCGTGCTCACCCAGTGTTCGGGATTGTATTTACAACAGTCTTATACTTAGCGATCGGTCCGTTATTTGCAATACCGAGAACAGGAAATGTATCTTATGAAATTGGTCTTAAGCCGTTTATGCCAGAGGGAGTAGGTTCTACACCTTTAATTCTTTTCACAATTATATTCTTTAGCATCACTTGTTTTTTTTCGCTAAATCCCGCGAAAATTGTCGATATTGTTGGAAAAATTTTAACGCCAATTAAGTTGACTTTCATCGGTATTTTAGTAATCGTTGCTTTTATACATCCGATTGGAGATATGCAAGCACCAGTGGAAGCTTATACATCACATGCATTCTTTAAAGGATTCCAAGAAGGATACTTAACGATGGATACGCTTGCATCATTTGTATTCGGGATTATCATCATCAATGCTATTAAAGAAAAAGGTGCGAAAACGAAAACACAAATTATGGTCGTTTGTGCAAAAGCGACAATAATTGCAGCATCTATTTTAGCAATTATCTATACAGCTCTTTCTTATATGGGTGCTTCAAGTGTTGCAAAGCTTGGACATTTAGAGAACGGCGGAGAAGTATTAGCGAAAGTTTCTAACTACTATTTCGGATCATATGGCGGAGTATTATTAGGATTAATGATTACAGTAGCTTGTTTAACAACTAGTGTGGGACTTGTATCAGCATGTTCTTCATTCTTCCATAAGTTATTCCCAAATGTTCCTTACAAAGCAATTGCAATCACACTATGTGTATTTAGTGCAATTGTTGCAAACGTAGGATTAACACAGTTAATCGCAGTTTCTGTTCCAGTATTAACAGCAATTTATCCACTAGCAATCGTATTGATTTTCTTAACATTCTTCCATTCATTATTCAAAGGAAGAGCTGAAGTTTATCAAGTGAGCTTAATCGTAACATTTATCATCAGCTTATTCGATGGATTAAGTGCAGCTGGAGTTAACATTGAAGTAGTAAGCCAAGTGTTCACTAAATTCCTTCCGATGCAGGAAGTAGGATTAGGCTGGATCTTCCCAGCGATTATCGGTGGATTTATCGGATATGGCATTAGCGTTGTAAAAATGAAAAATCAAGTTCAACCAGCAACTAGAGCGGATAAGAAAATAGGTTAA
- a CDS encoding VOC family protein: MKKTIDHIGIAVRDIDSTIRFYEQVLSGELIDRYVSEAPGVESEVAILEVDGDRIELLAPTNNTTSPIARFIKQKGKGVHHVAYRVDDLDVALEELKEQGIRTLEHTLRINKHGRRLIYLNPADTEGTIIEYCDYPEEK, from the coding sequence ATGAAAAAAACAATTGATCATATCGGAATCGCAGTTCGTGATATAGATAGTACTATACGTTTTTATGAACAGGTTCTATCAGGAGAATTAATAGATCGTTACGTAAGTGAGGCACCAGGTGTAGAAAGCGAAGTAGCCATTCTTGAAGTGGATGGAGATAGAATTGAATTACTTGCGCCGACAAATAACACCACTTCACCAATTGCCCGATTTATAAAACAAAAAGGTAAAGGTGTACATCACGTTGCGTATCGAGTAGATGATTTAGATGTAGCTTTAGAGGAATTGAAAGAACAAGGAATTCGAACGTTAGAGCATACACTGCGCATTAATAAGCACGGTAGAAGGTTAATTTATCTTAACCCAGCGGATACAGAAGGAACGATTATCGAGTATTGTGATTATCCGGAAGAGAAATAG
- a CDS encoding copper resistance CopC/CopD family protein, protein MSVKVMRRLGIWLLLVCVLIILIPQSAFAHAYVVKSNPTENETLKKAPSVVKIEFDEDIQVSSFNTLYVRDTSGKRVDLKDAHIDKKNKKLLEAGLKDNLKKGLYSIQWKAISADGHPIQGVIPFRIGLAEAGADDVQVEEMGYVPQIDMIMERGILYTSFSLFLGVLFFNLIMYKGNATSVRSRSKNIIWISLFGIFISLLFNLPLQAKINADVLWLEAFNPLLLKETLQLSVFGYIWITQMVLISTLIIVTYFAVKYEKFSSFKVWSIPILLFIGLLVMKAFNSHAYGLKFKEIAVVMDFLHLFAASLWVGGLSSIILLLRKEDNKWHMYWDMIKRFSPWATGAVIVILITGLFNSTFFIPTIHSLFDTKYGLALLTKILLFIFMGILGIIHYVKGRMRAQQGLGATVKVEFVIGSIIFVIVAFMTNVQTPPMPPTGPFTESKQLDNGYELTLNVSPNKVGQNKFHITLKDEKGQPITDMEQMILTTQSLDMNMGKGSFKVSVVSPGEYEAEGMYINMTGNWNIHVHGLTKSLDSFDTDFKFIVGGR, encoded by the coding sequence ATGAGTGTGAAAGTAATGAGAAGATTAGGGATATGGCTATTACTTGTGTGTGTGCTTATCATATTGATACCGCAAAGTGCATTTGCTCATGCGTACGTTGTGAAATCAAACCCTACTGAAAATGAAACATTGAAGAAAGCACCATCTGTTGTAAAAATCGAATTCGATGAGGACATACAAGTTTCAAGTTTTAATACATTGTACGTGAGAGATACATCAGGTAAAAGAGTCGATTTAAAAGATGCTCATATTGATAAAAAAAATAAAAAGCTATTAGAAGCTGGATTAAAAGACAATCTCAAAAAGGGTCTTTACTCCATTCAGTGGAAAGCTATTTCAGCTGATGGACATCCAATTCAAGGGGTTATTCCATTCCGTATTGGATTAGCGGAAGCGGGAGCAGACGATGTACAAGTGGAAGAGATGGGGTATGTCCCGCAAATCGATATGATTATGGAACGGGGGATTCTATATACGAGTTTCTCGCTATTTTTAGGAGTTCTCTTCTTTAATCTTATTATGTATAAAGGGAATGCAACCTCGGTTCGATCAAGGAGTAAGAACATAATATGGATCTCCTTATTTGGGATATTTATTAGCTTGTTATTCAACCTACCATTGCAAGCAAAAATAAATGCTGATGTTTTGTGGCTAGAAGCATTCAACCCTTTACTATTAAAAGAAACATTACAGCTTTCTGTTTTTGGTTATATATGGATCACTCAAATGGTTCTCATTAGTACGCTTATAATTGTTACGTATTTTGCGGTGAAGTATGAGAAGTTTTCGTCGTTTAAAGTATGGAGTATTCCAATACTATTATTTATAGGGTTACTTGTTATGAAAGCATTTAATAGTCACGCATATGGTTTAAAGTTTAAAGAGATTGCTGTCGTTATGGATTTTCTACATTTATTCGCAGCTTCATTATGGGTTGGTGGTTTATCATCTATTATTCTTCTTTTACGTAAAGAGGATAACAAGTGGCATATGTATTGGGATATGATTAAGCGTTTTTCACCGTGGGCAACAGGTGCTGTCATCGTGATTTTAATAACAGGCCTTTTTAACAGTACATTTTTTATTCCAACAATCCACTCGTTATTTGATACGAAGTATGGATTGGCTTTATTAACAAAGATACTTTTATTCATTTTCATGGGGATATTGGGAATTATTCATTATGTGAAAGGGAGAATGCGAGCGCAGCAAGGATTAGGAGCTACGGTGAAAGTAGAGTTTGTCATTGGAAGTATCATTTTCGTAATCGTAGCTTTTATGACAAACGTACAAACACCACCGATGCCTCCTACTGGACCTTTTACAGAGAGTAAGCAATTAGATAATGGATATGAACTTACGCTAAATGTAAGTCCGAATAAGGTAGGACAAAATAAATTCCATATTACACTAAAGGATGAAAAGGGACAGCCTATTACTGATATGGAACAAATGATATTGACGACTCAATCATTAGATATGAACATGGGAAAAGGTTCATTTAAAGTTTCGGTAGTTTCACCGGGAGAATATGAAGCAGAAGGTATGTATATTAACATGACAGGAAACTGGAATATACATGTTCATGGATTAACAAAATCTCTTGATAGTTTCGATACAGATTTTAAATTTATTGTCGGTGGCAGATAA
- a CDS encoding YcnI family protein, with the protein MKRIKKLGTTMIATIIAMGIFSLPVSAHVTVKPATSDIGSWETYTIKVPVEKNVATTKVTLKIPSGVEFQQYEPVPGWKIEEQKDTAGKVKTVVWEATGEGILTGQFQRFTFVAKNPDKEQKIAWDAYQQYKDGEIVEWTGDEKAEKPHSLTTIAKGTSLTGEHGEVSSVEKNEGASNMQLIAIILSILAIVSSVSAYVFVVRRKK; encoded by the coding sequence ATGAAACGTATAAAAAAATTAGGAACAACAATGATCGCAACAATTATTGCAATGGGAATTTTTTCGTTACCTGTTAGTGCGCACGTCACTGTAAAACCAGCAACTTCTGACATTGGTTCTTGGGAGACTTATACGATAAAAGTACCAGTTGAAAAAAATGTAGCAACGACAAAAGTTACACTGAAAATACCGTCTGGAGTAGAGTTCCAGCAGTATGAACCAGTGCCAGGATGGAAAATTGAGGAGCAAAAAGATACAGCCGGAAAAGTTAAAACTGTAGTATGGGAAGCGACAGGAGAAGGGATTTTAACTGGCCAGTTCCAGCGATTTACTTTCGTCGCTAAAAATCCGGATAAAGAGCAAAAAATAGCTTGGGACGCATATCAACAATATAAAGACGGAGAAATTGTTGAATGGACAGGTGATGAAAAAGCTGAAAAACCGCATTCACTTACTACAATTGCAAAAGGTACGTCATTAACAGGAGAACATGGTGAAGTGTCTAGTGTAGAAAAGAATGAAGGTGCTAGTAATATGCAATTGATAGCAATTATTTTATCTATTTTGGCGATTGTATCGTCGGTAAGTGCGTATGTTTTTGTAGTACGTCGTAAAAAGTAA